The genomic segment CATGGGGGCGCTATCCGGAGCTGGCCGTTTGACGGGCGGGTTGAGAACTGGTAGCGGCAGAGACGCCTTCGGAATCGAGGCAATATCATCCTTGATGACTTCGTCAAAATCGCCACACACTTTGTTCAACCTGTGGTATACCAAACCAGCCATGCCGCCGAATCTTTGCGCGCAGTGAGGGCACACGTACGCCTCACTAGTCGATTTTGACAGCGGAGCCGTCTTGACACAGATCTTCTTCTTGACGTGCTGCTGACGGTCAGCTTGGCCCACGTCGCAAATGAGACCATCACTTACATGTTGGTAGGCCGATACCCCTGGGAAAGTGCGGTGACAGTAGAGGCACTGCGGGTTGGCAGGATCCGCTGGCTCCAGGGGTTGCGCAGGGAGCTCTGGCATTTGGTTGACACTTTTGAAGGAGTTCGTACGCGCAAGGGCAACttgatgttgttgttgtaacggctggtgctgctgttgctgttgttgttGGGCCGGAGCCGCAGGAGCATTTCCAGGCAAGGAGGGGATGACATGTTCATTCTCGACGATATCCGCAGCATCGTATCCGAGCCTCTCCGCTCGCGCTAGGGCATTAACTAGTCGACGTGCCTGGATAGTGGGCAGACGAGCTATGAGAGCTCTGTCAAGGAACGTGTCGGAGGCCTTGGCGAGAATCTTATCCGCCACCTCATCAATGTCAGCCGTAGTCATGGCATTGATAAGCTCGTGCTTGCCAGCCTCTAGGAACCTTGCGCCAAAGTCTCTGACGGCTCTCTGGAAGATTCCCACGTCGGCTTGATGCATGGTGACGTTCATCTGTAAGAGGGTCAGTCAATCGTGATTCGTCAAGAGCCTCCCGGCTTCCTTCCCATAACGTGGTGATCCCCGCGACAGATACTTACAAGAAAAGCCAGGTGATAGTGTGAGCCAAGGAGACACTTTGGGTGGTTGTCCCTAATCGCACGTCTGACTGCATCCGGGTCTGATTCTTGAATCGCAGCGGAGAGCCGAGCATAGTCGTCCTGGAATCTCTTATTTTTGTCCACCTTACCCGTATGTTGAGCTGACGCTGGCTGAGTTTCTTGCTGAATATCAGAGGTGACAACCGGAACAACAGGCGGCTTGACTCCATTCGCAGCAGCACCTGGTACAGGAAAAGGCACCGGGGTCTGCTTGGGAGCCGCAGCTGGTTGCGATGGCGGAGGGAAAGCGGGAGAATGTGATGCGGACTGGCGAATTGATCCATGGCCGTATGCGCCGGCGTTGGGCATAGGCGGCTGCTGCATCATTGGTGATGCCATCTCTGAACAGCCGCTTGCTTGATCTGTGAAAAGTGACTCTATAGCCAAGCCAAATGGAAGACGTTGTTCAAGAAGCCAAGTGCACTGGTTGAAGAAGGAACGACTCTAAGTTGAATGAGATCGTCGTCCGTGGACCCAATTTGGTCAGGTGCAACCTTTTCGAGTGTCAGTAACGGTCCAAAAGTGCGCTGAGAAGAAGCTGCTCACTATCCACGAGTTGACGCGTCAATCTTTCGTCAAACGCGTTCTTTGACGTCGATCTCGAGTTCGCGATCTTGATCGTGGGGGATGCTCGTCGTCCTCAAAGTGCCGTTCTGCGCAAACAAGTGGGCAGACGTAAGTGGAGCACGGATTGTGTTAAGTAAAGGGTGGAAAAAATAGGAAAAGTTAGGGCGGAGGAGGGGCcacgtctttattaaggtAGTAGAAAAAGTTAATTAGCGTGACTTATttagaaggggggggggcctGGGACcgctataagtaatagctagAGAAGGTGCTATAACTTGCTATAGCGTTTTTGGCAGGAAAGACCCGCTCTTACCCCTTAGCTCCGGTTTGATTGGCCGCGCTTTCCGTTTGCTTTATAATGACATAAGAATCTGTCACACATTCGCGACTGCCCTAAGGTGCCACATAAGACGCTTGGACTCGATGCACCCAATCAGAGCATTCGGAGCAGGAGTGGCCGTTAAATTGGAGCAATTACTGCAGAAAAAGTAACAtttttagcccttttattaataagtcgcAATACGGAGTAGATTCTCTCCATATTTTGTCACCCACGTGTAAGAAGCGCATGATTCGTATTATTTCGGCCACAGTAACGAGCAGCGAGACTGGGTCATTTGAACAACGGCAAAGCATCGCAATGTTGACAATTAGGTGGGAGCGAGTTTGTCTCGAGAAAAATCATCTGAATGCAACAGCGTCATTGGCGCCGAGAACAAAGACCGAGGCATTGTGTCACCACCCAGAGCACCTTGAAAGAACTGTTGTGTTGCAAATCCAGAACAGAGTCCAGATTGTCATTACGGTAAACTACTGATAACCATGCCGAGTACCCGTCCAATTACCTCTGCTTTTCGCGAGCTCCATCGTTATAGGCGCTTACGGCCTCCAGTCCATTCATCCATCCATCATTCCCGGCCATTATCTCATGAGAAGTCCTTCCCAGCCCAGGGTATCATTCGGTTTCGCACTCCGCGCCAGCGTTGTCGCTGCTCAAATGTTCTCGCCAATACACGCCAACATCAGCCTCTGGTAATCGCCGCTCGTCTCGCCCCGGATCCTGCTCGCCAAGCTGCGGTTGTACCTAGCTTGGTACGCACCCTTGACGTTGGCGAGGGTGTTCTTGTCCCAGTGGTATCGCACCACGCGTGCTACGAGCAGATGATCCTTGGTGCCGAGCCCAGCCATTGAGTCTTCCAGGAGCTTGGCGGCATGCATGTACTTGTCGACTGCGTTGCGGAGCTGGAAAAGAAGGGCGTCCTCCATGTGACCAGAGAATTCCTATCGcgtaagttagtatcgggtATGACGTGCGCGTCGAACTGGGCCGGCTTACCTTCTTAATGACTTCCTCAAGCTTCCTCCTAAACTTCTGCTCGTAGGCTTGGTTGATGGCGCGGATCTGATTGTCGTTGCGGGTGCTCAGGATGCTGCAAACAAGCATCTCATCCGTGCCGACCTTGCCTTCGGTAGCCTTGTACAACTCCATGACATCTGAGTCGACCTGTTGTGGCACAACGGGTGCAGAGTCTTCTGCTCTGTTGGCACCCAGAACGATGAGGAAATGCCTCTCGGTCTTCATGCTGAGGTCGCCCTTTACGTCATCCTCCAGGCGCCTCTTGAATGTTTGCTGGTATGCGCTCTTGATGGCCTGCAGATCCGCGTTTGAACGGCTGAGGAGAATGTCATTCAGAACACTCTCCTTTGTGCCAACCCCGTCCATTGCCTCGTACAAGTTATAGATATCGGAGCGGAGGGGGCCGCGGGCGATAGACACCAAGCC from the Colletotrichum lupini chromosome 3, complete sequence genome contains:
- a CDS encoding annexin, with amino-acid sequence MSYPGQYGYGAQPHGQGYGQQYPPPQQGGYGGSPYPPQGGHYPPPQGPPPGQYGAPPQQGGYYQQPPPGQYPPQGGHYPPPQGPPPGQYPPQGGAYGAPPPIPPSPYGGHSPAPGGYGAPPPNQSYGAPPPQHYGPPTPASLGYGAPQIIQWDATPDATTARNAMKGFGTDEKTLIRCLATKDPLQIDAIRTTFNRNFRRDLEQDIKKETSSWFQKGLVSIARGPLRSDIYNLYEAMDGVGTKESVLNDILLSRSNADLQAIKSAYQQTFKRRLEDDVKGDLSMKTERHFLIVLGANRAEDSAPVVPQQVDSDVMELYKATEGKVGTDEMLVCSILSTRNDNQIRAINQAYEQKFRRKLEEVIKKEFSGHMEDALLFQLRNAVDKYMHAAKLLEDSMAGLGTKDHLLVARVVRYHWDKNTLANVKGAYQARYNRSLASRIRGETSGDYQRLMLACIGENI